In Paenibacillus algicola, a genomic segment contains:
- a CDS encoding type 1 glutamine amidotransferase domain-containing protein has protein sequence MRLTGKKVIALLDEEFEDLELWYPVYRVREEGAEVHLAGLEKGKTYIGKYGVPATAEYAFDELDSKDYDGILVPGGWAPDKLRRYDQVLQLVRQMDTDRKPIGQICHAGWVLISAKILQGVTVTSTPGIRDDMENAGATWVDEPVITDGHIVSARRPADLPPYGQAFCDALAKV, from the coding sequence ATGAGATTGACCGGTAAAAAAGTGATTGCACTGCTCGATGAAGAATTTGAAGATCTGGAGTTGTGGTATCCCGTGTACAGAGTTCGGGAGGAAGGTGCAGAGGTGCATCTTGCCGGATTGGAGAAAGGAAAGACCTATATCGGCAAATACGGTGTGCCGGCAACGGCAGAATACGCTTTTGACGAGCTCGACAGCAAGGATTATGACGGCATTCTGGTGCCAGGCGGATGGGCGCCGGACAAGCTTCGCCGCTATGATCAGGTGCTTCAGCTGGTACGCCAGATGGATACCGACCGCAAGCCGATCGGTCAGATCTGCCACGCTGGCTGGGTGCTGATCTCCGCCAAAATATTACAGGGGGTTACTGTAACGTCGACTCCCGGTATTCGCGATGATATGGAGAACGCCGGAGCAACGTGGGTGGATGAGCCGGTCATCACGGACGGACATATCGTTTCTGCGCGCCGGCCAGCCGACCTGCCTCCATACGGCCAAGCCTTCTGCGATGCGCTGGCCAAAGTCTGA
- the ytxJ gene encoding bacillithiol system redox-active protein YtxJ: MATMTKMTSRDQLQAAIERTSDRALLLFKHSTRCPISAAAYDQVLAYLKGEPQEGFEYMMIDVIADRAVSNEAAERLGVRHESPQVIVVQDGQPVWHTSHYQITAGELDSKLKSL, encoded by the coding sequence ATGGCGACGATGACAAAAATGACTTCAAGAGATCAACTGCAGGCTGCGATAGAGCGTACCTCCGACCGGGCGCTGCTTCTGTTCAAGCACAGTACCCGCTGCCCGATCAGTGCAGCTGCTTACGATCAGGTTCTGGCCTATTTGAAAGGGGAGCCTCAGGAAGGCTTTGAATACATGATGATTGATGTGATTGCTGACCGGGCGGTGTCGAATGAAGCGGCGGAGAGACTGGGCGTGAGACATGAATCGCCGCAGGTGATTGTGGTTCAAGACGGCCAGCCGGTATGGCATACATCGCACTATCAAATCACGGCAGGCGAGCTGGACAGCAAGCTGAAGAGCCTGTAA